The following proteins are co-located in the Fimbriiglobus ruber genome:
- a CDS encoding phage major capsid protein, with protein sequence MAHLADESEVNGGDDKEEDQPEDNMEPEAGKDDKPAPKPVEESFRAAQDILIKGVEKAVTNLTNTVKRPAVKATKAHRTGAENVHVAGSDHARTGGFKSMGDFASSAFARSKGDWNAAKKFSKWQDVISTKATGMSIAGSHVGSDLVPQEWAEELFRLAFKDVPDLLSMCQRYKMHNQIENIPTFVQSSATSGITAAVTAETTTASAGTIAASVQPTATVQLSLTKEGVLVNLSDEIMRFNSYNLESHIKQVVPERLCYYINDAIVNGNSGSNVNLIGNAATVFIGRAAANAINILDVYNMRAALFNSYRTGACWLVNPSTTPNLYTMGFPNSSASTQIPVFLPGTGWGGAGPAPLGQLAGFPIYELENVPGLGSTGDLLLVHMPSIAAGYSELIADYTKALYFNIAQDSFRFLFYFSTVNPLTVPYTRKNGSYASNIVALNSGSLGSI encoded by the coding sequence ATGGCGCACCTCGCGGACGAAAGCGAAGTGAACGGCGGGGACGACAAAGAGGAAGATCAGCCCGAGGACAACATGGAACCGGAGGCCGGGAAGGACGACAAGCCCGCCCCTAAGCCGGTCGAAGAGTCCTTCCGGGCCGCCCAAGACATCCTCATCAAAGGGGTGGAAAAGGCCGTAACCAACCTGACCAACACGGTCAAGCGGCCCGCGGTCAAGGCGACCAAGGCCCACCGGACCGGGGCCGAGAACGTCCACGTTGCGGGCAGCGATCACGCCCGGACTGGCGGTTTCAAGAGCATGGGCGATTTCGCCAGTTCCGCTTTCGCCCGATCCAAGGGCGACTGGAACGCCGCTAAGAAATTCAGCAAGTGGCAAGACGTTATTTCGACCAAGGCGACGGGTATGTCGATTGCCGGGTCTCACGTCGGTAGTGACTTAGTCCCACAGGAATGGGCAGAGGAATTGTTCCGCTTGGCGTTTAAAGATGTGCCCGACCTGTTGAGCATGTGTCAACGGTATAAGATGCACAACCAAATCGAAAACATTCCGACGTTTGTGCAATCTTCTGCTACAAGTGGCATTACCGCCGCGGTCACGGCTGAAACCACGACCGCCTCGGCGGGCACCATTGCGGCCTCGGTCCAACCGACCGCAACGGTACAACTGTCGCTTACTAAAGAAGGCGTACTGGTTAACTTGTCTGACGAAATTATGCGGTTCAACTCGTACAACCTCGAAAGCCACATCAAACAGGTTGTGCCGGAACGTCTGTGCTACTACATTAACGACGCTATAGTGAACGGCAACTCGGGCAGCAACGTTAACCTGATTGGCAACGCCGCGACGGTTTTCATCGGACGGGCAGCGGCCAACGCGATCAACATCCTTGACGTGTACAATATGCGGGCGGCGCTCTTTAACAGCTACCGTACTGGTGCCTGTTGGTTGGTGAATCCGTCCACCACCCCGAATCTCTACACGATGGGGTTCCCGAACTCTTCGGCCTCGACCCAAATTCCGGTGTTCTTGCCGGGAACCGGGTGGGGCGGCGCGGGTCCGGCACCGTTAGGTCAGTTGGCCGGGTTCCCAATTTACGAATTGGAAAACGTCCCGGGCCTCGGCTCGACGGGCGACCTGTTGCTCGTTCACATGCCCTCTATTGCAGCAGGTTACTCAGAACTGATTGCAGATTACACCAAGGCGCTTTACTTCAACATCGCGCAGGATTCTTTCCGGTTCCTGTTCTACTTCTCGACGGTGAACCCGCTGACGGTTCCTTACACCCGGAAAAATGGCTCTTATGCGTCCAACATTGTCGCGCTGAACTCCGGTTCGCTCGGCTCGATCTAA
- a CDS encoding class I SAM-dependent methyltransferase: MSDEKKISIKFAHGFGDCSLFACAIPSWISRGWTVEVEASSDKACLFKAAGATIVAKAKEHHPYLHPGDTPHDQDDSWAGNKLGWNLGTGPMPVVGTKPELWEETVGRKLRVEAPSDPAELDKLIEPLGKFIAVHTRGNTGQGDKNFRADDELKLYQALLKETDCTLLLLDWDHRVSKARHSRIRHMGDHFKKLSIPDLAYVLDRAALLIGVDSGPLHFSRFTNVPTLGVWFNFQPARFALPRAETLHVAPSNHGGWTHRRRHSWNIVDGDTRDGVTVAKFAARLVAGEKPTDIVIEQLFDKANTTSGNQFRDRDRTFRAAFSEIKNIPAPVVVETGCIRAQEDWSAGYVSYLCGLWLKNHGGGNLTSVDITPQHVQFAKSKVTSFPVEVVCQGSVEWLEAYTGPPIDLLYLDSLDTDQPGYADHCLAEAKAAEPHLADNAVILIDDTFSTGTAEGYFGKGEKAVPYLVGRGWKIICEGYQVVLKRDNAA, encoded by the coding sequence ATGAGCGATGAAAAAAAAATCAGCATTAAGTTCGCGCATGGGTTCGGCGACTGCTCCCTTTTTGCGTGTGCGATCCCTTCTTGGATATCCCGCGGCTGGACGGTCGAGGTCGAGGCAAGTTCTGACAAAGCTTGCCTGTTTAAAGCGGCGGGCGCGACCATCGTTGCCAAGGCCAAAGAACATCACCCGTACCTGCATCCCGGCGACACGCCGCACGACCAAGACGACAGTTGGGCGGGGAATAAATTGGGCTGGAATCTTGGTACTGGCCCTATGCCAGTCGTCGGGACGAAGCCCGAACTCTGGGAAGAAACGGTCGGGCGAAAATTGCGAGTCGAGGCACCTTCAGACCCGGCAGAACTCGACAAATTGATTGAACCCCTCGGCAAATTTATTGCCGTCCACACGCGGGGGAACACGGGTCAGGGGGACAAAAACTTTAGGGCCGACGACGAGTTGAAGCTTTACCAAGCCCTTCTTAAAGAAACGGACTGCACGTTGCTTTTGCTGGATTGGGACCACCGAGTTAGCAAGGCCCGTCATTCCCGAATTCGGCACATGGGCGACCACTTCAAAAAATTGTCGATCCCTGATCTGGCCTACGTTTTGGACCGGGCCGCGCTGCTAATTGGCGTCGACAGTGGGCCGTTGCATTTTTCGCGGTTCACGAACGTCCCGACCCTCGGGGTTTGGTTTAATTTCCAGCCCGCCCGTTTCGCTTTGCCGAGGGCCGAGACTTTACACGTCGCTCCGTCCAATCATGGGGGATGGACGCATCGACGCCGTCATAGCTGGAATATTGTTGACGGGGACACCCGCGACGGCGTGACCGTTGCCAAGTTTGCGGCCCGACTGGTGGCCGGGGAAAAGCCCACCGACATCGTAATTGAGCAGCTTTTCGACAAGGCGAACACGACCAGCGGGAACCAGTTTCGCGACCGCGACAGGACGTTTCGTGCGGCGTTCAGCGAAATAAAAAACATCCCGGCCCCGGTTGTGGTCGAGACGGGTTGTATCAGGGCGCAAGAGGATTGGTCCGCCGGGTACGTCAGTTACTTGTGCGGCCTCTGGTTAAAGAACCACGGGGGCGGGAATTTGACCTCGGTGGACATCACGCCGCAACACGTTCAGTTTGCAAAAAGCAAAGTGACCAGCTTCCCGGTCGAGGTCGTTTGTCAGGGGTCCGTCGAGTGGCTTGAGGCATACACCGGCCCGCCGATCGACTTGCTTTATTTGGACTCCCTCGACACGGACCAACCCGGTTACGCGGACCACTGTTTGGCCGAGGCGAAGGCCGCGGAACCGCACCTCGCGGACAACGCCGTGATTTTGATAGACGACACGTTCAGCACGGGGACCGCCGAGGGGTATTTCGGGAAGGGCGAAAAGGCCGTTCCGTACTTGGTCGGTCGAGGGTGGAAAATTATTTGCGAAGGCTACCAAGTCGTTCTGAAGAGGGACAATGCCGCTTGA
- a CDS encoding HK97 family phage prohead protease has product MKFKTVENSLGLRSTEAVATKLDSYLPTLPTELKRVVRKSAIDANPQIAGPERTATGYVSTSAVDRDSEIVVPEGIDREDFGRNGIVLWGHDQLRPCGLCKWTRPDASGLFAKTFFPPRPNEYQGEWLPDFVFGLVAASVLKGFSIGFLPVEIRDPTPEEVTKFPDLQRVITKSLLLEYSVVAVPANPLALVDVVGKGQSLGGWNWETVRKAKPAPVVKTPAPKPEPVAPAVWEFDIDLIASEAVKNLLRRHQA; this is encoded by the coding sequence ATGAAATTCAAGACGGTGGAAAACTCACTCGGCCTGAGATCGACGGAGGCGGTTGCCACGAAATTGGACAGCTACCTCCCGACGTTGCCGACCGAGTTGAAAAGGGTAGTCCGGAAATCAGCGATCGACGCGAACCCACAGATTGCGGGACCGGAGCGAACTGCAACTGGCTATGTTTCTACGTCGGCGGTCGATAGAGATTCGGAAATAGTCGTTCCCGAAGGTATTGACAGGGAAGACTTTGGGCGAAATGGAATTGTCCTTTGGGGACACGACCAGTTGCGCCCGTGCGGCCTTTGCAAATGGACGCGACCGGACGCGAGCGGCCTCTTTGCCAAGACGTTTTTCCCGCCGAGGCCGAACGAGTATCAGGGCGAGTGGCTACCAGATTTCGTTTTCGGACTTGTGGCCGCTTCTGTTTTAAAAGGATTTTCGATCGGATTTTTACCCGTCGAGATCCGCGACCCGACCCCGGAAGAAGTCACCAAGTTTCCCGACCTTCAGCGCGTTATAACCAAGTCGTTGCTGCTCGAATATTCCGTCGTTGCCGTGCCTGCAAATCCGCTCGCCTTGGTTGATGTCGTCGGCAAAGGTCAATCCCTCGGCGGTTGGAATTGGGAGACGGTCAGGAAGGCGAAACCGGCCCCGGTCGTTAAGACGCCCGCCCCGAAACCCGAACCAGTCGCGCCCGCCGTTTGGGAATTCGACATCGATTTGATTGCGTCCGAGGCGGTTAAAAATCTGCTCCGGAGGCATCAGGCATGA
- a CDS encoding phage portal protein, producing the protein MKQNYGDQRSKNQTRRINKHFRSYLEREFPSYGTRKSIDVSEVVDHALLDLIDRPNPHMSFSHLLGMTAVYLETVGSAFWYKSAYLDSKGNALRDVNGNKLVAELWLIPPQTIDIIADDDGHLIGYTQKIGSETEDIDKEDLIHFKHFNPADPYTGFGISPLRAVWQRVMLLREEQASWGAILQNAAVPSALVTPPGPDGLFTKEQAERIDKQVNARFRLGKQGGIWVVQDSMDYKPISTPPKDLSAITMYEQIKECIANAYAIPLPLLRMDETTGEASNTAERAFQKNCLRPRVRLIFETMTRDLCPDSRLFFSCDDVLEPDRAFELQRSSALFQSNAITVNEYREDQGLDPVVGGDKFLYQILGTNAASSGTMGTLPDMRGGKTVKKKSVNPPDPQPLAEALQGIFRQLRDAYLTGRKAVAPEWADLMGDALSPILRAYYQEGSNEIRAELGVLPPLPVNSLNQAVNQAIFHLADSTLATTELEVEAAREATREAIRQGLNANEANIDLAARIQAIFTDLEERRCFLIADTEATRAKSAGELLTIQEAGVDCKKVWLPDALACDVCRGLDGATRELSEPFAVIGSGPYSVIDHPPLHPNCRCSLQYQFPEDAD; encoded by the coding sequence GTGAAACAAAATTACGGCGACCAGCGAAGCAAGAACCAGACTCGACGCATCAATAAACACTTCCGTAGTTACCTCGAAAGGGAATTCCCGTCTTACGGAACCCGCAAATCGATCGACGTAAGCGAAGTCGTTGACCATGCGTTGCTCGACCTGATTGACAGGCCGAACCCGCACATGAGCTTTTCCCATTTGCTGGGGATGACTGCGGTTTACCTCGAAACGGTCGGGTCCGCGTTCTGGTACAAGTCGGCTTACCTCGACAGTAAGGGGAACGCCCTCCGGGACGTGAACGGGAACAAACTGGTTGCGGAGTTGTGGTTGATCCCGCCGCAGACGATCGACATCATTGCGGACGACGACGGGCACCTAATTGGGTACACCCAAAAAATCGGCAGCGAAACCGAGGACATCGACAAAGAAGACCTGATCCACTTCAAGCACTTCAACCCGGCGGACCCCTATACGGGTTTCGGTATCAGTCCCCTCCGGGCCGTTTGGCAACGAGTGATGTTGCTCCGAGAAGAACAAGCAAGTTGGGGCGCCATTCTCCAAAACGCCGCGGTCCCATCGGCCCTAGTGACACCACCGGGACCGGACGGCTTGTTCACAAAAGAGCAGGCCGAACGCATCGATAAGCAAGTTAATGCCCGGTTCCGCCTCGGCAAACAGGGAGGTATTTGGGTTGTACAAGACAGCATGGACTACAAACCCATTTCGACGCCACCGAAAGACCTTAGTGCGATTACAATGTATGAACAAATAAAAGAGTGCATCGCGAACGCCTACGCAATTCCGCTCCCGTTGCTGCGGATGGACGAGACGACCGGGGAGGCGTCGAACACGGCGGAACGGGCGTTCCAAAAGAATTGTTTGCGGCCTCGGGTCCGCCTGATCTTTGAAACGATGACCCGCGACCTTTGCCCGGACAGTCGGTTGTTTTTCAGTTGTGACGATGTCCTCGAACCGGACCGGGCTTTTGAATTGCAACGGTCCTCGGCGCTCTTCCAATCGAACGCCATCACCGTCAACGAGTACCGGGAGGACCAAGGACTCGACCCGGTCGTGGGCGGGGACAAGTTCCTTTATCAGATTCTCGGGACCAACGCGGCCAGCTCCGGGACAATGGGCACGTTGCCAGATATGCGCGGCGGGAAGACCGTAAAAAAAAAGTCAGTGAACCCGCCCGACCCGCAACCACTGGCCGAGGCGTTGCAGGGGATTTTCCGCCAACTACGGGACGCCTACCTGACCGGCAGGAAAGCCGTTGCCCCGGAGTGGGCGGACCTGATGGGGGACGCCTTGAGCCCGATCCTGCGGGCCTATTATCAAGAGGGGTCCAACGAGATCCGGGCCGAGCTGGGAGTCCTCCCTCCCCTCCCGGTGAACAGTCTTAACCAAGCCGTTAATCAAGCCATTTTCCACCTCGCGGACAGCACACTCGCGACGACTGAACTTGAGGTCGAGGCCGCACGGGAAGCGACCAGAGAAGCCATCCGACAGGGGTTGAACGCGAACGAGGCGAACATCGACCTCGCGGCCAGAATCCAAGCCATCTTCACGGACTTGGAAGAACGGCGTTGCTTTCTAATTGCCGACACCGAGGCGACGAGGGCCAAATCTGCGGGAGAACTTCTGACGATTCAAGAGGCCGGGGTGGACTGTAAAAAGGTTTGGTTGCCCGACGCGCTGGCGTGCGACGTTTGTCGAGGGTTGGACGGGGCGACCCGTGAATTGAGTGAACCCTTCGCCGTGATCGGGTCCGGGCCTTATTCGGTAATCGATCACCCGCCGTTGCACCCGAATTGCCGTTGCAGTCTGCAATATCAGTTTCCCGAGGACGCCGACTAA
- a CDS encoding phage tail protein translates to MSGSITVSSATYPVSEWSASVSNDGQDVTDTGSSGWVARIAGVNSAELTFKAFWGSATAELTTAFAIGTVVAATLTIGNSSETFIGNFLITSVEVTNNCKTPVEFSCTGESTGAITMPA, encoded by the coding sequence ATGTCGGGTAGTATTACAGTTTCTTCCGCAACCTATCCGGTAAGTGAATGGTCGGCTTCTGTGTCTAACGACGGTCAGGATGTGACTGACACAGGTTCGTCAGGCTGGGTGGCCCGGATTGCAGGCGTCAACTCCGCGGAGCTGACTTTCAAGGCGTTCTGGGGGTCCGCGACCGCCGAACTGACGACCGCGTTCGCTATCGGTACGGTCGTGGCCGCGACGTTGACCATCGGCAACAGTTCCGAAACGTTCATTGGGAACTTCCTAATCACGTCGGTCGAAGTCACCAACAATTGTAAAACGCCCGTCGAGTTTTCCTGTACCGGGGAATCCACCGGGGCAATCACCATGCCAGCTTAA
- a CDS encoding DNA-methyltransferase has translation MNLTSLEIEILQLHNNLNVRPTVETARRIGNLLSEARAQLGHGKYLPWVSRLGISRQTASAYTQIAKADIENDQSSGHLSIDGVLKRIRAGRRIERAERAAELSAEAADSPLDPAIICGDSLKWLGQQADNSVPFFVTDPPYGLGTTFDNWTDPDNPKDYWKWLEPFWNEMARVVQPGGSIVMWQAYHHLAFLQTWIPKAQIIASCFTIRGVRQWEPIVRWVRPGRKSFIGFGGWNDWMNASAWYRGESGEFHSVHPCPKALNDCREVVRRYTLKGKLVVDPFAGIGTIPLACQLEGRDYVGIDRSATYCGIARKRLSEAKKPAAAE, from the coding sequence ATGAACCTGACATCTCTCGAAATCGAAATTCTCCAGTTGCACAACAATTTGAACGTCCGCCCGACCGTCGAGACCGCTCGACGGATCGGCAACCTGTTGAGCGAGGCCCGCGCCCAACTCGGACACGGGAAGTATCTCCCGTGGGTGAGCCGCCTCGGGATCAGTCGACAGACGGCGTCCGCCTACACCCAAATCGCCAAGGCCGATATCGAGAATGACCAGAGTTCTGGTCATTTGAGCATCGACGGCGTTCTGAAGCGGATCAGAGCGGGCCGACGGATCGAACGGGCGGAACGGGCCGCGGAGCTGTCCGCCGAGGCCGCGGACTCGCCCCTCGACCCGGCCATAATTTGCGGGGACAGTCTTAAGTGGTTGGGGCAACAGGCGGACAACTCGGTCCCGTTCTTCGTCACCGACCCGCCGTATGGGTTGGGCACGACTTTTGACAACTGGACCGACCCGGACAACCCCAAGGATTATTGGAAGTGGCTTGAGCCGTTCTGGAACGAGATGGCGCGGGTAGTTCAGCCGGGCGGGTCGATCGTGATGTGGCAAGCGTACCACCATTTGGCTTTTCTTCAGACTTGGATTCCCAAGGCCCAAATAATCGCGTCCTGCTTTACCATCCGCGGCGTCAGGCAGTGGGAACCGATTGTCCGGTGGGTCAGGCCGGGGAGAAAATCATTTATCGGGTTCGGTGGGTGGAACGACTGGATGAACGCCTCGGCGTGGTATCGGGGCGAGTCGGGCGAATTTCATTCCGTCCACCCCTGCCCCAAGGCGCTGAACGACTGCCGAGAAGTGGTCCGCCGGTATACGCTCAAAGGAAAACTGGTTGTCGATCCGTTCGCCGGGATCGGTACTATCCCGCTCGCCTGCCAGCTGGAAGGGCGGGACTATGTCGGAATTGACCGTTCCGCCACGTATTGCGGGATCGCCCGGAAACGACTGAGTGAGGCGAAAAAACCCGCCGCGGCGGAATAA